The Delphinus delphis chromosome 10, mDelDel1.2, whole genome shotgun sequence genome includes a region encoding these proteins:
- the ZMYND10 gene encoding zinc finger MYND domain-containing protein 10 translates to MGDLELLLPGEADVLVRGLRSFQLREMGSGGWNQQHENLEKLNMQAILDATASQGEPIQELLVTHRKIPTLVVELIAVEMWKQKVFPVLCRLEDFKPPNTFPIYMVLHHEASIINLLETVFFHKEVCESAEDTILDLVDYCHRKLTLLVAQSGHGGPPEEEESQYGTPMQELQKQAELMEFEIALKALSVLRYITDCMDSLSLSTLSRMLSTHNLPCLLVELLEHSPWSRQEGGKLQQFESGRWQTVSPSEQQKLSKLDGQVWIALYNLLLSPEARARYCLTSFAKGQLLKLRAFLTDTLLDQLPNLADLQGFLAHLALTEAQPPKKDLVLEQIPEIWERLERENRGKWQAIAKHQLRHVFSPSEQELRLQARRWAETYRLDVLEAVAPEQPRCAYCNAEASKRCSRCQNEWYCSRECQVKHWEKHRKACVPAAQGDRAK, encoded by the exons ATGGGCGACCTGGAGTTGCTGCTGCCCGGGGAGGCTGACGTGCTAGTGCGGGGACTGCGCAGCTTCCAGCTGCGCGAGATGGGCTCCGGAGG GTGGAACCAGCAGCACGAGAATCTCGAGAAGCTGAACATGCAGGCTATCCTTGATGCCACGGCCAGCCAGGGCGAGCCCATCCAGGAGCTGCTGGTCACCCATAGGAAG ATCCCGACGCTGGTGGTGGAGCTGATTGCAGTGGAGATGTGGAAGCAGAAggtgttccctgtgctgtgcaggcTGGAAGACTTCAAGCCCCCAAACACTTTTCCCATTTACATGGTG TTACACCATGAGGCCTCCATCATCAACCTCCTGGAGACAGTATTCTTCCACAAG GAGGTGTGTGAGTCAGCAGAGGACACCATCTTGGACCTGGTGGACTACTGCCACCGCAAACTGACTCTGTTGGTCGCCCAGAGTGGCCATGGTGGCCCCCCTGAGGAGGAGGAGTCCCAGTATGGCACCCCCATGCAG GAGCTGCAGAAGCAGGCAGAGCTGATGGAATTTGAGATCGCACTAAAGGCCCTCTCAGTGCTGCGCTACATCACAGACTGTATGGACAG CCTTTCCCTGAGCACCTTGAGCCGCATGCTCAGCACCCACAATCTGCCCTGTCTCCTGGTGGAACTGCTGGAGCACAGTCCCTGGAGCCGGCAGGAAGGCG GCAAGCTGCAGCAATTTGAGAGCGGCCGTTGGCAGACAGTGTCCCCCTCGGAGCAGCAAAAGCTGAGCAAGTTGGATGGGCAGGTGTGGATCGCCCTGTACAATCTGCTGCTAAGCCCTGAGGCCCGGGCCCGCTACTGCCTCACAAGCTTTGCCAAAGGACAGCTACTCAAG CTTCGGGCCTTCCTCACAGACACACTGCTCGACCAGCTGCCCAACCTGGCAGACCTGCAGGGTTTCCTGGCCCACCTGGCCTTGACCGAAGCCCAGCCCCCTAAGAAGGACCTGGTGTTGGAACAG ATCCCAGAAATCTGGGAGCGGCTAGAGCGAGAGAACAGAGGCAAGTGGCAGGCTATTGCCAAGCATCAGCTGCGGCATGTATTCAGCCCCTCGGAGCAGGAACTGAGGCTGCAGGCACGAAG GTGGGCGGAGACCTACAGACTGGACGTGCTAGAGGCAGTGGCTCCAGAGCAGCCCCGCTGTGCCTACTGCAATGCAGAGGCCTCCAAGCGCTGCTCACGATGCCAGAATGAGTGGTATTGCAGCAG GGAGTGCCAAGTCAAGCACTGGGAGAAGCATAGAAAGGCTTGTGTCCCGGCAGCCCAGGGTGACAGAGCCAAGTGA